In a single window of the Dethiosulfovibrio salsuginis genome:
- the hisH gene encoding imidazole glycerol phosphate synthase subunit HisH has translation MTVIVDYGVGNVNSVANMIRHVGGDCEISSDPERILDAHKLILPGVGAFDAGMGALEERGLVDVLSKAVLDRAVPVLGICLGMQLMTRSSQEGALPGLGWINGDVRKFSFDDPKLKVPHMGWNTVDIPRDNPLIVPEERQRFYFVHSYYVSCDNESDVIAKCNYGHDFVAAFARDNVFGVQFHPEKSHRFGMALLRRFMEFSNA, from the coding sequence ATGACCGTTATAGTCGATTACGGAGTTGGCAACGTAAACTCCGTCGCAAATATGATACGGCACGTCGGGGGAGACTGTGAGATTTCCTCCGATCCAGAAAGGATACTTGACGCCCATAAGCTCATATTGCCTGGTGTTGGGGCCTTCGATGCCGGTATGGGAGCGTTGGAGGAACGGGGGTTAGTGGACGTTTTGTCCAAGGCGGTTTTGGATAGAGCGGTTCCGGTTCTCGGGATATGTCTTGGGATGCAGCTCATGACCAGGTCCAGCCAAGAGGGGGCACTTCCCGGCCTGGGCTGGATCAACGGGGATGTCCGCAAGTTTTCTTTTGACGATCCGAAGCTCAAGGTTCCCCACATGGGGTGGAACACCGTGGATATACCAAGGGACAACCCCCTGATAGTGCCGGAGGAGAGACAGAGGTTTTACTTTGTCCATTCCTACTACGTGAGCTGTGATAACGAGTCCGACGTTATCGCGAAGTGCAATTATGGCCACGATTTTGTGGCCGCCTTCGCTAGGGACAATGTCTTTGGCGTTCAATTTCACCCGGAAAAGAGCCATCGCTTTGGCATGGCTCTACTGAGGCGATTTATGGAGTTCTCCAATGCTTAA
- a CDS encoding AglZ/HisF2 family acetamidino modification protein: MLKTRIIPSLLLSDGGLVKTCRFSDPKYVGDPINAIRIFNEKEVDELMVLDISASTKGKGPDYDLIERFAGECFMPLCYGGGISSLEQARRLFSMGVEKVCLQTAVLDDPSLIKEIASRYGSQSVVVSVDVKKSWLGKKCLYSASTKKTLKKPFMDYISSAVGAGAGEILLNSVDRDGTMSGMDLELITQVSSTFSVPLIASGGVGSIKDMKDAVGAGASAVAAGAFFVFHGPHRAVLITYPKYEDLEKELGAMD; encoded by the coding sequence ATGCTTAAAACAAGAATAATACCCAGCTTACTGTTATCAGACGGCGGGCTGGTCAAGACCTGTCGTTTTTCCGATCCTAAGTACGTAGGCGATCCGATCAACGCCATCCGCATCTTCAACGAAAAAGAGGTGGATGAGCTGATGGTCCTGGATATCTCCGCTTCCACTAAGGGAAAGGGGCCTGATTACGATCTGATAGAGAGGTTCGCCGGTGAGTGCTTTATGCCCCTTTGTTACGGTGGTGGCATATCGAGCCTTGAACAGGCCCGAAGGCTTTTTTCCATGGGAGTCGAAAAGGTTTGCTTGCAGACCGCTGTTTTAGACGACCCATCTTTGATCAAAGAGATTGCCTCTCGGTACGGAAGCCAGAGCGTGGTGGTCTCCGTGGACGTTAAGAAAAGTTGGCTTGGTAAAAAATGTCTCTACTCTGCGTCGACTAAAAAAACGCTGAAAAAGCCCTTTATGGACTATATATCCTCTGCTGTCGGAGCTGGGGCTGGGGAGATACTGTTAAACTCTGTAGACAGGGATGGTACTATGTCCGGTATGGACTTGGAGCTTATAACCCAGGTTTCCAGTACTTTCTCCGTTCCGTTGATCGCCTCTGGTGGAGTTGGCAGCATAAAAGACATGAAAGATGCCGTCGGTGCCGGAGCCAGCGCTGTGGCGGCTGGAGCCTTTTTCGTGTTCCACGGTCCACATAGGGCTGTACTGATAACATACCCAAAGTACGAAGATCTGGAAAAAGAGTTAGGGGCGATGGATTGA
- a CDS encoding N-acetyl sugar amidotransferase produces MCSRCVMDTTARDISFDDNGVCNYCTEFLSRSSKVLFKEPEARKKELDAFVAKVKKDGKGKPYDCIIGVSGGVDSSWVLVKAIELGLRPLAVHMDNGWNSELAQNNISNLVQKLGVDLYTHVINWEEYKGLMQAFFDADVIDIELLYDNAMLAVNYRMAAKYGIKHILSGSNQATEGMRMPDGWNWLKFDKKNIKSIVAEFNGPSLITFPAIGTVDFIIKKIFNRIKWESLLNSIDYNKFSAMSTLQRDFDYKPYPYKHYESVFTRFYQGYILPSKFGVDKRKIHLSILILSGQMSRVDAIKDLEGIAYPSEKDLQDDIGYFLKKMCWSKNQLDEYLSRPEKSHLIYPSEKPFFDFFSRVYKKIFF; encoded by the coding sequence ATGTGCTCTAGGTGTGTCATGGATACTACCGCTAGGGATATATCTTTCGACGATAACGGCGTGTGTAACTACTGCACCGAGTTTTTGAGTCGCTCGTCGAAGGTTCTTTTCAAGGAACCTGAGGCTAGAAAAAAAGAGCTTGATGCTTTCGTAGCTAAAGTAAAAAAAGACGGAAAGGGCAAACCGTACGACTGCATTATCGGTGTCTCCGGCGGGGTGGACAGCTCTTGGGTTTTGGTGAAGGCTATAGAGTTAGGGCTAAGACCTCTGGCGGTCCACATGGATAACGGCTGGAACTCCGAGCTGGCCCAGAACAATATCTCGAACCTTGTCCAGAAACTTGGCGTGGACTTATATACTCACGTCATAAATTGGGAAGAGTATAAAGGACTGATGCAGGCCTTTTTTGACGCCGATGTCATAGACATAGAGTTGCTCTATGATAACGCAATGTTGGCCGTTAACTACAGAATGGCCGCTAAATACGGCATAAAGCATATACTGTCCGGCTCCAACCAGGCTACAGAGGGCATGAGAATGCCTGATGGCTGGAATTGGCTCAAGTTTGATAAGAAAAATATAAAATCAATTGTTGCGGAGTTTAACGGCCCCTCTCTGATAACATTTCCTGCGATAGGCACAGTGGATTTTATAATTAAAAAAATATTCAACAGAATAAAATGGGAGTCGCTTTTAAACAGTATTGATTACAATAAATTCAGTGCTATGAGCACTCTTCAGCGGGATTTTGATTATAAACCCTACCCCTATAAACACTATGAGTCTGTTTTTACTAGATTTTATCAAGGATACATTCTTCCTAGTAAATTTGGTGTGGATAAGAGAAAGATACATCTTAGCATACTTATCTTAAGCGGTCAGATGTCAAGAGTAGATGCAATTAAAGATTTGGAGGGGATTGCTTACCCCTCAGAGAAAGATCTTCAGGATGATATAGGTTATTTCCTTAAGAAGATGTGCTGGTCAAAAAATCAACTTGACGAGTATCTTTCTAGACCGGAAAAATCGCATCTCATTTATCCTTCGGAAAAGCCCTTTTTTGACTTTTTTTCTAGAGTTTACAAAAAAATATTTTTTTAG
- a CDS encoding glycosyltransferase has product MKKVTHITSAHPREDIRIFIKECSSLAQNGYKVSLIVADGKGHENKNNVSIIDAGAKEKSRYRRILKTTSDVVDKAIETKADIYHIHDPELLLFSKKLMKHGKLIYDAHEDVPRQILSKNWIHPFFRKLISLATEKTENYYAKKVSGVVAATPFIKKRFIKTNPLTENVNNFPILEELGDIQHPSSKERFVCYIGGLSAVRGLFEMIKAMEYVDGKLLLAGVFLSKEEKDLAQTLPGWKKIVDLGFCDRDKIKDILSLSRAGLVVLRPTINYVDALPIKLFEYMAAGLPVIASSFPLWRDIVLPIKCGICVNPLNPKHIGEAINWILDNPKKSDAMGRRGKKATQSTYNWEGEREKLLSFYAHM; this is encoded by the coding sequence ATGAAAAAAGTAACCCATATCACCTCAGCACACCCGAGAGAGGACATAAGAATCTTCATAAAAGAATGTTCCTCCCTCGCTCAAAATGGCTACAAAGTCTCGCTAATAGTAGCCGATGGAAAAGGTCATGAAAACAAAAACAACGTTTCCATCATCGATGCGGGAGCAAAAGAGAAGAGCAGATATCGGCGAATACTGAAAACTACTTCTGACGTAGTGGATAAAGCCATAGAGACCAAGGCCGATATTTACCACATACACGACCCTGAATTGCTGCTTTTCTCAAAAAAACTAATGAAACACGGGAAACTAATATATGATGCACACGAGGACGTCCCTCGACAAATTTTAAGCAAAAACTGGATTCACCCATTCTTTCGGAAGCTTATCTCGCTCGCAACAGAAAAGACGGAAAATTACTATGCAAAAAAGGTTAGCGGAGTTGTTGCAGCAACACCATTCATAAAAAAAAGATTCATCAAAACAAACCCCTTAACTGAGAATGTAAATAATTTCCCAATATTAGAGGAGCTAGGGGATATCCAACACCCATCCAGCAAAGAAAGGTTTGTCTGTTATATAGGCGGGTTATCAGCTGTTCGTGGACTCTTTGAGATGATAAAGGCTATGGAATACGTAGACGGCAAACTCCTTCTCGCCGGAGTTTTTTTAAGCAAAGAAGAAAAAGACCTGGCCCAAACCCTCCCTGGCTGGAAAAAAATCGTTGACCTTGGATTCTGTGACAGAGATAAGATAAAGGATATTTTATCCCTATCAAGAGCAGGGCTAGTGGTGTTAAGGCCAACCATAAACTACGTCGATGCTCTCCCGATAAAACTTTTTGAATACATGGCAGCAGGACTCCCTGTAATAGCATCCTCTTTCCCGTTATGGAGGGACATAGTTCTCCCCATAAAATGTGGAATATGCGTAAACCCGTTAAATCCTAAGCATATAGGAGAAGCGATAAACTGGATACTAGACAACCCCAAAAAATCGGACGCAATGGGGCGAAGGGGGAAAAAGGCAACCCAATCCACTTATAACTGGGAAGGAGAACGGGAAAAGCTATTAAGTTTTTATGCTCACATGTAG
- a CDS encoding glycosyltransferase family 4 protein produces the protein MEIWWINHHARLPIVPGGTRHYNLAKELKKLGHNTTIINGTFDHLGPMLPFKEKKHIHNPIKTKYNGVLFYSIPTPKYKGSSSLGRVWSMIIFMLKTISKLKNTPTLKRPDVIIGSTVHPLAALAGLILAKIHKVPFIYEVRDLWPLTLVELGKIPSRHPIVIFFSLLDKVLSKSSSTIITTAPLMKTYYKSKFHLPEGKFLWITNGSDLVFSQKNTLNKNISSPIKIGYSGSLGEANGVLELMKGLKKTPKEIVRSFQFHIIGDGPQKEEIKRLAAKLNLNMVFHNPVPKKILSEKLSNFDVLLVMLQPSPIYRYGISLNKIADYHKAGKPIAMIGRCAANPLDQSHAGFKVNSLKELPALLRNISKATRSELIKMGEKGRIYGEKNYEWSTLAKKLDIRLVKIAKTNTQITLKKEGEPSRSRLKSPVFDGNIR, from the coding sequence ATGGAGATATGGTGGATAAACCATCATGCTCGCCTACCTATAGTCCCAGGAGGCACTCGACACTACAACCTCGCCAAGGAATTAAAGAAGCTAGGACACAACACGACCATAATTAACGGAACATTTGATCATCTAGGTCCTATGCTACCCTTCAAAGAGAAAAAACATATCCATAACCCTATAAAAACAAAATACAACGGGGTTCTTTTTTACAGCATCCCGACGCCTAAATACAAGGGCAGTAGTTCGCTAGGACGAGTATGGAGTATGATTATTTTTATGCTAAAAACTATATCGAAGCTAAAGAATACCCCCACACTAAAAAGACCTGACGTGATAATCGGATCCACCGTCCATCCTTTGGCGGCATTGGCAGGATTGATATTGGCGAAAATACACAAGGTCCCTTTTATATACGAGGTAAGGGATCTCTGGCCACTAACATTGGTAGAACTTGGGAAAATACCCTCCCGACACCCTATTGTTATCTTCTTTAGCCTGCTAGACAAAGTCCTGTCAAAGTCATCTTCGACTATAATTACAACCGCCCCACTGATGAAAACCTACTACAAATCCAAATTCCACTTACCAGAGGGCAAATTTCTATGGATAACAAACGGAAGCGATCTCGTTTTTTCTCAAAAAAACACCCTAAATAAAAATATATCTTCACCTATAAAAATAGGCTACTCTGGTAGCTTAGGAGAAGCAAACGGCGTACTAGAATTGATGAAGGGCCTAAAGAAAACTCCTAAGGAAATAGTCAGATCTTTTCAGTTCCATATCATAGGAGACGGCCCTCAAAAGGAAGAAATAAAAAGGCTGGCTGCTAAGCTAAATTTAAACATGGTCTTCCACAACCCGGTTCCCAAAAAGATCTTATCCGAGAAACTTTCCAATTTCGATGTATTACTAGTAATGCTTCAACCATCACCAATTTACAGGTACGGAATAAGCCTCAACAAAATAGCGGATTATCATAAAGCAGGAAAACCTATCGCCATGATAGGGAGGTGCGCAGCAAACCCACTAGATCAATCTCACGCAGGATTCAAAGTAAATTCACTAAAAGAACTACCTGCCCTGCTACGAAATATTTCAAAGGCAACTAGATCCGAGCTTATTAAGATGGGTGAAAAGGGAAGGATATATGGGGAAAAAAACTATGAATGGAGTACCCTCGCTAAAAAACTAGACATAAGACTTGTGAAAATAGCAAAGACAAATACTCAAATTACCCTAAAAAAGGAGGGAGAGCCGTCTCGCTCAAGACTAAAATCACCGGTCTTCGACGGCAACATCCGATGA
- a CDS encoding acetyltransferase codes for MSGIYVLGAGGHGKVVISTIRAMGLEVEAVLDDDRSLWGSYLSGVEVTGPIDSLRGKKNPKAIIAIGINHIREKIATRLDEVEWISAIHPSAVIDGSVKIGPGTAIFAGAVVQPDSTVGNHVIINTGATVDHDCVLEDFVHIAPGCHLAGNVSLRRGAFMGIGSCAVPGTTVGPWTTVGAGGAVIADLPGNAVAVGVPAKEITALPSKRNR; via the coding sequence ATGAGCGGAATATACGTCCTAGGAGCCGGTGGACACGGCAAGGTGGTTATCTCTACCATCAGGGCCATGGGCCTGGAGGTCGAGGCGGTTTTAGACGACGATAGATCTCTGTGGGGTTCCTATCTGTCAGGGGTTGAAGTAACTGGCCCCATAGACAGCCTGAGGGGGAAAAAGAACCCCAAAGCCATAATAGCCATAGGCATAAACCACATCAGGGAAAAGATCGCCACCAGGCTCGACGAGGTCGAATGGATAAGCGCCATACACCCATCTGCCGTGATAGACGGCTCCGTAAAGATCGGACCAGGCACGGCCATATTCGCCGGAGCGGTGGTACAGCCCGACTCCACCGTCGGAAACCACGTCATAATAAACACCGGTGCCACGGTGGACCACGACTGCGTGCTGGAGGACTTCGTCCACATAGCTCCAGGGTGTCACCTAGCTGGAAACGTATCACTCCGCAGGGGGGCCTTCATGGGCATAGGGAGCTGCGCCGTCCCAGGAACCACCGTAGGCCCCTGGACCACCGTAGGAGCTGGCGGAGCGGTGATAGCGGACCTGCCGGGAAACGCCGTGGCCGTTGGGGTTCCGGCAAAAGAAATTACCGCACTTCCCAGCAAGAGAAACAGATAG
- a CDS encoding sugar transferase, which translates to MKDPFKRALDVVLSLMGLVALSPVLLCTALAVAVKLGRPVLFRQKRPGLNGKPFYMLKFRTMTDGRDKKGDLLPDEIRLTAFGKLLRSTSLDELPELLNVLKGDMSLVGPRPLLMEYLPLYSKEQARRHRVRPGITGWAQVNGRNALSWEEKFALDVWYVDNWSIELDLRILAKTVGAVFKRQGISSGGHATMPPFEGKR; encoded by the coding sequence TTGAAAGATCCGTTCAAGAGGGCTTTGGACGTCGTTCTATCGTTGATGGGACTGGTTGCCCTGTCGCCGGTCCTACTGTGTACCGCCCTGGCAGTGGCCGTTAAGCTGGGGCGGCCTGTGCTGTTTCGGCAGAAGCGACCGGGGCTGAACGGAAAGCCCTTCTATATGCTCAAGTTTAGGACCATGACCGACGGCAGGGACAAAAAAGGCGACCTCCTGCCCGACGAGATAAGGCTCACCGCCTTCGGCAAGCTCCTGAGGAGCACCAGCCTGGACGAACTGCCGGAGCTGCTGAACGTCCTTAAAGGCGACATGAGCCTGGTTGGCCCAAGGCCCCTCCTGATGGAATACCTGCCCCTCTACAGCAAAGAGCAGGCCAGACGACACCGTGTTCGACCCGGGATAACCGGCTGGGCCCAGGTCAACGGCAGAAACGCCCTCTCCTGGGAGGAGAAATTCGCCCTAGACGTATGGTACGTGGACAACTGGTCCATCGAGCTGGACCTGAGGATACTGGCAAAAACGGTGGGAGCGGTGTTCAAAAGGCAGGGCATAAGCTCAGGAGGCCACGCCACCATGCCGCCCTTCGAGGGCAAAAGATGA
- a CDS encoding DegT/DnrJ/EryC1/StrS family aminotransferase encodes MADKERIILSPPHMSGDELKFVHQAFDSGWIAPLGPQVDHFEEETCDYIGRPKALALSSGTAALHLGLRLLGVGPGDIVLCSSLTFIASVTPVKFLGAEPYFVDSDEDTWNMSPQALNRAIEDLASQGKTAKAAIVAELYGQAPKWDELMPIFDRHDIPVLEDSAEALGADYRGKKCGNFGRYSVLSYNGNKIITTSGGGMLLMDDQESRDKAFFWATQARDQAPWYQHTEIGYNYRMSNVLAAIGRGQMLHLEERVEAKRAIYDRYREALGNLPGFKLMPETEGCRSSMWLTSLTIDPEKAGVSAMDVLKALAEENIESRPVWKPMHLQPVFEGCGYASHGEGDTVSDRLFQNGLCLPSGTAMTEEQQNRVIQTVKDTLKR; translated from the coding sequence ATGGCAGACAAGGAAAGGATAATACTCTCGCCTCCTCACATGAGCGGAGACGAGCTTAAATTCGTACACCAGGCCTTCGACTCGGGCTGGATAGCCCCTCTAGGTCCTCAGGTGGACCATTTCGAGGAAGAAACCTGCGACTACATAGGAAGGCCCAAGGCCCTGGCCCTCAGCTCCGGCACCGCCGCCCTTCACCTGGGGCTCAGGCTACTGGGAGTGGGGCCTGGAGATATAGTCCTCTGCTCCTCCCTGACCTTCATAGCCTCGGTGACTCCGGTCAAGTTCCTAGGTGCCGAACCCTACTTCGTCGACTCCGACGAGGACACCTGGAACATGTCCCCTCAGGCCCTAAACAGAGCCATAGAGGACCTAGCCTCCCAGGGCAAGACCGCCAAAGCGGCCATAGTGGCGGAGCTCTACGGACAGGCCCCGAAGTGGGACGAGCTCATGCCCATTTTCGATCGCCACGACATACCGGTTCTGGAGGACTCGGCGGAGGCACTGGGAGCGGACTACCGGGGCAAAAAATGCGGCAACTTCGGCCGTTACTCGGTGTTGTCCTACAACGGCAACAAGATAATAACCACCTCCGGCGGAGGAATGCTCCTCATGGACGACCAGGAATCCAGGGACAAAGCCTTCTTCTGGGCGACCCAGGCCAGGGACCAGGCCCCGTGGTATCAGCACACCGAGATAGGCTACAACTACAGAATGAGCAACGTCCTTGCCGCCATAGGCAGGGGACAGATGCTCCATCTGGAGGAGCGGGTCGAGGCTAAAAGGGCCATATACGACCGATACAGAGAGGCCCTAGGGAATCTTCCTGGATTTAAGTTAATGCCCGAGACAGAGGGATGCCGATCCTCCATGTGGCTAACCTCCCTGACCATAGACCCAGAGAAAGCGGGCGTATCGGCCATGGACGTCCTGAAGGCCCTGGCGGAGGAAAACATCGAGAGCCGCCCTGTATGGAAGCCCATGCACCTACAGCCGGTCTTCGAAGGCTGTGGCTACGCCTCCCACGGCGAAGGAGACACCGTCAGCGACAGGCTCTTCCAAAACGGCCTATGCCTCCCCTCAGGAACGGCCATGACCGAAGAGCAGCAGAACAGGGTCATACAGACCGTAAAGGACACCCTTAAAAGGTGA
- the arcA gene encoding arginine deiminase: protein MRQSPLKVTSEIGRLRSVLLHRPGREIENLTPDLMSRLLFDDIPYLEVARQEHDAFAKILTDKGVEVLYLENLIAEAIVDDEIKKNFVDEFLSEAGIPGKGTRDNLRDFFLSLDPRSMVDWMMSGVRRSELKGKGDHPLSLADRLDSHNLFAVDPLPNLYFTRDPFATIGTGITLNHMRTETRNRETLFAKYIFEYHPRFKDCAIPFWFDRDEKTSLEGGDELILSPEVLAIGVSQRTDAASVETFANRILREDESFKTVLAFNIPKKRAFMHLDTVFTMVDRDKFTIHPEIEGPLQVFSITRGAKGLEIEEMTATLEEILKSTLGLDDVTLIRCAGGDPIDAPREQWNDGSNTLAIAPGEVVVYSRNHSTNRLLQEYGIVTHTMPSSELSRGRGGPRCMSMPLVRDEL, encoded by the coding sequence ATGAGACAGTCACCGCTGAAGGTAACTTCCGAGATAGGCCGACTCCGTTCGGTGTTGCTCCACAGACCTGGTAGAGAGATTGAGAACCTCACCCCCGACCTTATGTCCCGGCTGCTTTTCGACGATATACCCTATCTGGAGGTGGCTAGACAGGAACACGACGCCTTCGCCAAGATCCTCACCGATAAGGGCGTCGAGGTGCTTTACCTTGAAAACCTCATAGCCGAGGCTATCGTGGACGACGAGATTAAAAAGAACTTCGTCGACGAGTTTCTGTCCGAGGCTGGAATACCGGGCAAGGGAACCAGGGATAACCTGAGGGATTTCTTTTTGAGCCTGGATCCCCGCTCTATGGTGGACTGGATGATGTCCGGCGTCCGTCGGTCGGAGCTTAAAGGTAAAGGGGACCATCCCCTTTCCCTTGCTGACAGGTTGGACAGCCATAACCTTTTCGCCGTCGATCCTCTGCCTAATCTCTACTTTACCAGAGATCCCTTCGCGACCATAGGCACCGGAATAACCTTAAACCACATGAGGACGGAAACCAGAAACCGCGAGACTCTGTTCGCCAAGTATATCTTCGAGTATCACCCCAGGTTCAAGGACTGTGCCATTCCCTTCTGGTTCGACCGGGACGAAAAGACCTCTCTGGAGGGAGGGGACGAGCTTATCCTGAGCCCCGAGGTTCTCGCCATTGGGGTGTCCCAGAGGACCGACGCGGCGTCGGTGGAGACTTTCGCAAACAGGATACTCCGGGAGGACGAAAGTTTTAAGACGGTTTTAGCCTTCAACATCCCCAAAAAGAGGGCCTTTATGCACTTGGACACTGTGTTCACCATGGTGGATCGGGATAAGTTCACCATCCACCCGGAGATAGAGGGGCCGTTGCAGGTTTTCTCCATCACCAGAGGTGCTAAGGGGCTGGAGATAGAGGAGATGACCGCCACCCTGGAGGAGATCCTTAAGTCCACCTTGGGCCTGGACGACGTGACCTTGATCCGCTGTGCCGGAGGAGATCCCATAGACGCCCCCAGGGAGCAGTGGAACGACGGGTCCAATACCCTGGCCATAGCCCCCGGCGAGGTGGTGGTCTATTCCAGAAACCACTCCACCAATCGGCTGTTGCAGGAGTACGGAATAGTGACCCACACTATGCCCAGCTCGGAGCTGTCCAGGGGCCGTGGGGGCCCTC